A section of the Rhizobium sp. Pop5 genome encodes:
- a CDS encoding GNAT family N-acetyltransferase, with amino-acid sequence MSEERLILRSPRLRFVMWDEGDAPLVQRLHSTMATSRYLAGSAPWSLEKADERLRGWFEEEARDGTTKYKLITDDGRFIGRAGISRFRNEQFELGYSLIEEAWGNGLATEAARALTDWFFGRRFAPGFIAFTHPENIASQRVLRKIGMRERPPILIDGVLGVAFEMTAEMRPGKPNF; translated from the coding sequence ATGAGCGAGGAGAGGCTGATCCTTCGGTCCCCGCGGCTGCGCTTCGTCATGTGGGACGAAGGCGATGCGCCTTTGGTGCAGCGGCTACATTCGACGATGGCGACCAGCCGCTATCTCGCCGGCAGCGCGCCATGGAGCCTGGAGAAGGCCGATGAACGGCTGCGGGGCTGGTTCGAGGAAGAGGCGCGAGACGGCACGACCAAATACAAGCTCATCACGGACGATGGCCGCTTCATCGGCCGCGCCGGCATCTCGCGGTTCAGGAATGAGCAGTTCGAACTCGGTTATTCCCTGATCGAGGAAGCGTGGGGCAACGGCCTGGCGACGGAGGCGGCGCGTGCGCTCACCGACTGGTTCTTCGGAAGGAGATTTGCGCCAGGCTTTATCGCCTTCACGCATCCCGAAAACATTGCCTCGCAACGCGTCCTCAGAAAGATCGGCATGCGCGAGCGCCCGCCGATCCTGATCGATGGAGTGCTTGGTGTGGCTTTCGAAATGACCGCCGAAATGCGGCCGGGAAAGCCTAACTTTTGA
- a CDS encoding anhydro-N-acetylmuramic acid kinase, with protein sequence MDVIRTAIGLMSGTSMDGIDVALIRTDGRGFIERGPFMGIPYDAAFRERLKRALELARPLEDRNERPAELREIELELTLRHATAVTAFLERFGLSAEAIDVLGFHGQTVLHRPDEGLTIQIGDGEELARRTGISVVYDMRADDMAHGGQGAPLVPAYHAALAGKFQQTGEAVCFVNIGGISNLTYIGADGRISAFDSGPGNTLIDQWVEMQTGKTYDPGGEIGGRGKVVAALAERYLDSPFFLGNVRRSLDRGDFAPLALGEASLEDGARTLAHIAAASIVKSAGFLPETPSIYIVCGGGRLNRTLMAEFSAVVEGLGSRVSTAEEAGFDGDAMEAEAWAYLAVRSLDGLPLTFPGTTGVSAPVSGGVLATS encoded by the coding sequence ATGGACGTCATCAGGACTGCGATCGGTCTGATGAGCGGCACGTCGATGGACGGAATCGATGTCGCGCTCATCAGAACCGATGGTCGCGGCTTCATCGAGCGAGGGCCGTTCATGGGCATTCCATATGACGCCGCTTTTCGCGAGCGGCTCAAGCGTGCGCTGGAACTGGCGCGTCCGCTTGAAGACAGGAACGAACGGCCGGCCGAGCTTCGCGAGATCGAGCTTGAACTGACCTTGCGGCATGCAACTGCCGTTACGGCATTCCTGGAGCGTTTCGGGCTTTCTGCCGAGGCCATCGATGTGCTCGGCTTCCACGGCCAGACGGTCCTTCATCGGCCGGATGAAGGATTGACGATTCAGATCGGCGACGGCGAAGAACTGGCGCGTAGAACCGGCATATCGGTAGTCTACGACATGCGCGCCGACGACATGGCTCACGGCGGGCAGGGAGCGCCACTGGTGCCGGCCTATCACGCAGCGCTTGCGGGAAAATTCCAGCAGACAGGAGAGGCGGTCTGTTTCGTCAACATCGGGGGCATTTCCAACCTGACCTATATCGGCGCTGATGGACGGATATCGGCTTTCGACAGCGGGCCGGGCAATACGCTGATCGACCAGTGGGTGGAGATGCAGACCGGCAAGACCTATGATCCCGGCGGCGAGATCGGCGGGCGCGGAAAAGTCGTCGCGGCGTTGGCGGAACGTTATCTGGACAGCCCGTTCTTTCTCGGCAATGTTCGCCGCTCGCTCGATCGCGGCGATTTCGCGCCGCTTGCGTTGGGAGAGGCGAGCCTTGAAGACGGCGCCCGCACGCTGGCGCATATCGCCGCCGCGTCGATCGTCAAATCTGCCGGTTTCCTGCCCGAAACCCCGTCGATCTATATCGTTTGTGGCGGCGGGCGGCTGAACCGAACCCTCATGGCGGAGTTTTCGGCTGTGGTCGAAGGGTTGGGGTCGCGCGTATCGACCGCGGAGGAAGCCGGCTTCGACGGCGACGCGATGGAGGCGGAAGCCTGGGCCTATCTCGCCGTGCGCTCGCTGGACGGTCTGCCATTGACATTTCCCGGTACGACGGGGGTTAGCGCCCCGGTCAGCGGCGGGGTTCTGGCGACGTCATGA
- the tyrS gene encoding tyrosine--tRNA ligase: MSEFKSDFLRTLKERGFIHQVSDERGLDDMFAKETVTAYIGYDPTASSLHVGHLTQIMMLHWLQATGHRPISLMGGGTGMVGDPSFKEEARQLMTIDTIEQNIASIKSCFSNYLDYDKSGNAALMINNAEWLRSLNYLEFLRDVGRHFSVNRMLSFDSVKTRLDREQSLSFLEFNYMILQAYDFVELAKRYDCRLQMGGSDQWGNIVNGIDLGHRMGTPQLYALTSPLLTTSSGAKMGKSASGAVWLNADLLPVYDFWQYWRNTEDADVPRFLKLFTTLPMDEIARLSSIGGSELNEVKKILATEVTAILHGRPAAEQAAETARKTFEEGGLSENLPSVDVPASELDAGIGLLSLIVRAGLAASNGEARRHVQGGAVRINDEAVSDERKMIGSGEITADGIIKLSLGKKKHILIRRAA, encoded by the coding sequence ATGTCCGAGTTCAAGTCCGATTTCCTCCGCACGCTGAAAGAGCGCGGCTTCATTCATCAGGTCTCCGATGAACGCGGCCTCGACGATATGTTCGCCAAGGAAACCGTGACGGCCTATATCGGCTACGACCCGACGGCATCCAGCCTCCATGTCGGCCATCTCACCCAGATCATGATGCTGCACTGGCTGCAGGCGACGGGCCACCGCCCGATTTCGCTGATGGGCGGCGGCACCGGCATGGTCGGCGACCCCTCCTTCAAAGAGGAGGCCCGCCAGTTGATGACGATCGACACGATCGAGCAGAATATCGCCTCGATCAAGAGCTGCTTCTCGAACTACCTCGATTACGACAAATCAGGCAACGCCGCGCTGATGATCAACAACGCGGAATGGCTGCGCTCGTTGAATTATCTGGAGTTCCTGCGCGACGTCGGCCGCCATTTCTCGGTCAACCGCATGCTGTCCTTCGACAGCGTGAAGACGCGACTTGACCGCGAGCAGTCGCTGTCCTTCCTGGAATTCAACTACATGATCCTCCAGGCCTACGACTTCGTCGAACTGGCCAAGCGTTACGATTGCCGTCTGCAGATGGGCGGTTCCGACCAGTGGGGCAATATCGTCAACGGCATCGATCTTGGTCACCGCATGGGGACGCCGCAGCTTTACGCCCTGACCTCGCCGCTCTTGACAACGTCATCCGGCGCCAAGATGGGCAAGTCGGCGTCCGGCGCGGTCTGGCTGAATGCCGACCTGCTTCCCGTCTATGACTTCTGGCAATATTGGCGCAATACCGAGGACGCCGATGTGCCGCGCTTCCTCAAGCTCTTCACCACCCTGCCGATGGACGAGATCGCACGGCTTTCGTCGATCGGCGGCTCGGAGCTGAACGAGGTCAAGAAGATCCTTGCGACTGAGGTGACCGCGATCCTGCACGGCCGCCCGGCCGCCGAGCAGGCCGCCGAAACCGCACGCAAGACCTTCGAGGAAGGTGGCCTCTCGGAAAACCTACCTTCGGTCGACGTTCCCGCGTCAGAACTCGACGCTGGCATTGGCCTTCTGTCGCTCATCGTACGCGCCGGCCTCGCCGCATCGAACGGCGAGGCCCGCCGTCACGTCCAGGGCGGCGCTGTCCGCATCAACGACGAGGCGGTCAGCGACGAGCGCAAGATGATCGGCAGCGGCGAGATCACAGCCGACGGCATCATCAAGCTCTCGCTCGGCAAGAAGAAGCACATCCTGATCCGCCGCGCGGCCTGA
- a CDS encoding alpha-amylase family protein gives MINDLWYKNAVIYCLSVETFMDANGDGVGDFQGLMRRLDYLSGLGVTAIWLMPFQASPGRDDGYDVSDYYNVDPRYGTLGDFVEFTHGAKQRGIRVLIDLVINHTSKDHSWFRDARSDPRSRYRDWYVWSEKKPANADHGMVFPGVQKTTWTYDEKAQAYYFHRFYDHQPDLNTSNPEVQAEILKIMGFWIQLGVSGFRMDAAPFIISTKGAEVTRPVEQFDMLRKFREFLQWRLGDSIVLAEANILPKDNFEYFGEDGDRMQMMFNFQVNQALFYAFASADTRPLKKAMEATKPRPATAQWGLFLRNHDELDLGRLSDKQRNAVFAAFGPDKDMQLYDRGIRRRLAPMLGGDRRRIEMAYSLLFSLPGTPVIRYGDEIGMGDDLCLPERDCARTPMQWSTEPEGGFTKSEKPVSPVVKEGPYGFEHVNVAVQRRDPNSMLNWTERMIRMRKEAPEIGWGDYSVIDTGDDGVLALRYDWRGNSVLILHNLHGRPAEVTFDPDIGEDGRQLIDIADGASSEADEKGSHTVVLDAYGYRWYRIGGLDYLLKRREI, from the coding sequence ATGATCAACGACCTCTGGTATAAGAACGCCGTCATCTATTGCCTTTCCGTCGAAACCTTCATGGATGCGAACGGCGACGGTGTCGGCGATTTCCAGGGCCTGATGCGGCGTCTCGACTATCTCTCCGGCCTCGGTGTGACCGCGATCTGGTTGATGCCTTTCCAGGCTTCGCCCGGGCGCGACGACGGATATGACGTTTCCGATTACTACAATGTCGATCCGCGCTACGGCACGCTCGGCGATTTCGTGGAATTCACCCATGGTGCAAAACAGCGCGGCATCCGCGTGCTGATCGATCTGGTGATCAATCACACGTCGAAGGACCATTCCTGGTTCCGGGACGCAAGAAGCGATCCGCGCTCGCGCTATCGCGACTGGTACGTCTGGTCCGAGAAAAAGCCTGCGAATGCCGACCATGGCATGGTCTTTCCCGGCGTCCAGAAAACCACCTGGACCTACGACGAAAAGGCCCAAGCCTATTATTTCCATCGCTTCTACGATCACCAGCCCGATCTCAATACCTCCAACCCCGAGGTGCAGGCGGAAATCCTCAAGATCATGGGATTCTGGATCCAGCTCGGCGTCTCGGGCTTCCGGATGGATGCCGCGCCTTTCATCATCTCGACCAAAGGCGCCGAGGTCACCAGACCCGTCGAGCAGTTCGACATGCTGCGAAAGTTTCGCGAATTCCTGCAATGGCGCCTGGGAGATTCCATCGTGCTGGCGGAGGCCAACATCCTGCCGAAGGACAATTTCGAATATTTCGGCGAAGACGGCGATCGAATGCAGATGATGTTCAACTTCCAGGTCAATCAGGCATTGTTTTACGCTTTCGCCAGCGCCGATACGCGGCCGCTCAAAAAGGCGATGGAGGCTACCAAGCCGCGCCCAGCGACCGCGCAATGGGGTCTCTTTCTGCGCAATCACGATGAGCTGGATCTCGGCCGGCTGAGCGACAAGCAGCGCAACGCAGTCTTTGCCGCCTTCGGGCCGGACAAGGACATGCAGCTCTATGACAGAGGCATCCGCCGTCGACTGGCGCCCATGCTTGGCGGCGACCGTCGCAGGATCGAGATGGCCTATAGCCTTTTGTTCTCTCTGCCGGGAACCCCTGTCATCCGCTACGGCGACGAAATCGGCATGGGCGATGATCTATGCCTGCCGGAGCGCGATTGCGCGCGCACCCCGATGCAATGGTCGACGGAACCGGAAGGCGGTTTCACCAAAAGCGAAAAGCCCGTCTCGCCTGTCGTCAAGGAAGGCCCTTATGGCTTCGAGCACGTCAATGTCGCCGTCCAGCGACGCGATCCGAATTCAATGCTGAACTGGACCGAGCGGATGATAAGGATGCGCAAGGAAGCTCCCGAGATCGGCTGGGGCGATTATTCGGTGATCGACACCGGCGATGACGGCGTCCTGGCGCTGCGTTACGACTGGCGCGGAAATTCCGTGCTGATCCTCCACAATCTGCATGGACGGCCGGCGGAAGTGACCTTCGATCCCGATATCGGCGAAGACGGCCGGCAATTGATCGATATTGCCGATGGAGCGAGCAGTGAAGCGGACGAGAAGGGATCTCATACCGTCGTCCTCGACGCATATGGTTACCGCTGGTATCGCATCGGCGGCCTCGATTATCTCCTCAAGCGTAGGGAGATTTAG
- a CDS encoding DUF3971 domain-containing protein produces the protein MSAIRGEKVTFRKKDIVALDRLPSAQTEDPIIVHCPPPRSSMRRTAKLTSGFLGLILLILAAIVFTVESGMFDKPLSQQAQAALNGAAGPRYRAEVGSTAIRFTSGFRLALEARDVNMIDQASGQHVSTTGSVRLALDPLQLFRGRIAVTDIEAEDIALDTALLPSGNPVKLDDLRIDALPVAMERIFSQFDLFDGIVTRGSTSSVRISGINIKLADTANGPLSLVIDNLVFAHAGPTSLQLSGEVALNGEVAELDVLAEKEDGHVSKVAATLKHADLTPFALKRNDQGVIRQGLNAFADLTVSATRARGGVSPLLTATIDVDPGLIYTDGDSQELSGGQINLAYDFAKQTLEIAKSNARFGATTVPLNGALIDLDKLDPKAGKGFGIDLLVSGGTAAPGGSGEQPLSFDIQATGRYMVAGREFQFPNMTVSSPLGALYGSLRVKLGDKSPEISFAGQSSQLQTTAIKQLWPFWMAPKVRTWVHGNLFGGTVTDAAISVFIPFGRLDEAAGGKGLKLDANQIRIGFDITGARMNVAGDIPPIRDTAAHFDLTGPVATIEIKSGTSYFPSGRSVGLGQGTFVIPSAYDKPLMADIDLAVSGAADAIGELLTYKPIRVLQRAGFTPDDLKGRIDANVKAHFGLLSSQNPPPADWKAAMKLTDVDLAKPFSGRTISNVTGMLNGDPKQITLDAKGEIDGIPADIDLTEPVEAASGVERQRVITATLSEDQRNKVMPGLSDIVGGSLKMVLTQIDDDRQNVQLDLTKSLLDLPWIGWSKGSGIAASAEFEISGPPENTQIRNFRLKGDGFGASGSLNVGKAGLISADFDSVKLSSLDDFALSVKRGKGNFDVSVSGNSADARPVIGRLKSGSGGDDNEDSGSDTSVSVRAKLKNVVGFNDEKVGNFQAQVSLRGDKLQALSFSGVTDSGEAVVSQMKDGGVINITSGDAGAVSRFADLYQHMQGGLLNLAIRLGAQGGWDGSLDVRRFSIVNEQRLHSIVSTPVGQEQRSLNEAVKRDIDTSSQRFQRGFARVVSRDGMVAIENGVLRGDQIGATFQGVARDRNGNMDMTGTFMPAYGLNRLFAELPLIGVILGNGSDRGLIGITFKLTGKFDQPNLQINPLSIIAPGVFRQIFEFQ, from the coding sequence ATGTCAGCCATCCGCGGCGAAAAGGTCACGTTTCGCAAGAAGGATATCGTTGCGCTGGACCGCTTGCCGTCCGCCCAGACCGAGGATCCGATCATCGTCCATTGCCCGCCGCCGCGCTCTTCGATGCGGCGCACGGCGAAGCTGACGTCAGGATTTCTGGGGCTGATCCTCCTCATTCTCGCCGCCATCGTCTTTACCGTCGAGAGCGGCATGTTCGACAAACCACTGTCGCAGCAGGCCCAGGCGGCGCTGAACGGCGCGGCCGGGCCGCGCTATCGCGCCGAGGTCGGCTCCACCGCCATCCGCTTCACCTCCGGCTTTCGGCTGGCGCTGGAAGCACGCGACGTCAACATGATCGACCAGGCGAGCGGCCAGCATGTATCGACGACCGGTTCGGTCCGTCTGGCGCTCGATCCGCTGCAGCTTTTCCGCGGCCGGATCGCCGTCACCGATATCGAAGCGGAGGATATTGCCCTCGATACCGCGCTTCTGCCCTCAGGCAATCCCGTCAAGCTCGACGATCTGCGTATCGATGCGCTGCCGGTGGCGATGGAGAGAATATTCTCGCAATTCGATTTGTTCGACGGCATCGTCACCCGTGGTTCGACGAGTTCGGTGCGCATCTCCGGCATAAACATCAAGCTTGCCGACACTGCGAATGGTCCGCTGTCGCTCGTCATCGACAATCTCGTCTTCGCCCATGCCGGCCCAACCTCGCTGCAATTGAGCGGCGAGGTCGCGCTCAACGGCGAGGTGGCGGAACTCGACGTGCTGGCCGAGAAAGAGGACGGCCACGTGTCGAAGGTGGCTGCGACGCTCAAACATGCCGACCTCACGCCCTTCGCGCTGAAACGCAACGATCAAGGCGTGATACGCCAGGGGCTCAATGCCTTCGCAGACTTGACGGTGTCGGCCACCAGGGCGCGGGGCGGTGTTTCACCGCTACTCACGGCGACGATCGATGTCGATCCCGGCCTGATCTATACGGATGGCGATTCGCAGGAGCTTTCGGGCGGGCAAATCAACCTCGCATATGATTTTGCCAAGCAGACGCTCGAGATCGCCAAATCGAACGCCCGGTTCGGCGCGACAACGGTTCCCCTCAACGGCGCACTGATCGATCTCGACAAGCTCGACCCGAAGGCGGGCAAGGGTTTTGGCATCGACCTTCTCGTCAGCGGCGGAACGGCCGCCCCAGGCGGTTCCGGCGAACAACCGCTTTCCTTCGATATTCAGGCCACCGGGCGCTACATGGTCGCCGGCCGGGAATTCCAGTTTCCCAATATGACCGTCTCCAGCCCGCTCGGGGCGCTCTACGGATCGCTGCGGGTCAAACTCGGCGATAAATCGCCCGAGATCAGCTTTGCCGGCCAGTCGTCGCAGTTGCAGACGACGGCGATCAAGCAGCTCTGGCCGTTCTGGATGGCGCCCAAGGTGCGTACCTGGGTGCACGGCAACCTTTTCGGCGGCACAGTCACGGACGCTGCCATCTCGGTCTTCATTCCCTTCGGCCGGCTGGACGAGGCGGCCGGCGGCAAGGGATTGAAGCTCGATGCCAATCAGATCCGCATCGGTTTCGACATCACGGGGGCGCGAATGAATGTCGCCGGCGACATTCCGCCAATCCGTGACACGGCGGCGCATTTCGACCTGACCGGCCCTGTCGCGACGATCGAGATCAAGAGCGGCACGTCCTATTTCCCTTCGGGCCGGTCTGTCGGTCTGGGGCAGGGGACATTCGTTATACCGTCCGCCTACGACAAGCCGCTGATGGCCGATATCGATCTCGCCGTATCAGGCGCGGCGGACGCCATCGGCGAGCTCCTGACCTACAAGCCGATCCGCGTGCTGCAACGCGCGGGCTTTACGCCCGACGATTTAAAGGGGCGCATCGATGCGAATGTGAAGGCGCATTTCGGCCTGCTCTCCTCGCAAAATCCGCCGCCGGCCGACTGGAAGGCGGCGATGAAGCTCACCGACGTCGACCTTGCCAAGCCCTTTTCCGGCCGCACGATCAGCAATGTCACCGGCATGCTGAACGGCGATCCAAAGCAGATCACGCTCGACGCCAAGGGCGAGATCGACGGCATTCCGGCCGATATCGATCTGACTGAGCCGGTCGAGGCAGCCTCCGGCGTGGAGCGGCAGCGGGTGATCACCGCAACGCTCTCCGAGGATCAGCGTAATAAGGTGATGCCCGGGCTTTCCGACATCGTCGGCGGAAGTCTGAAAATGGTGCTGACGCAGATCGACGACGATCGCCAGAACGTCCAGCTCGATCTCACCAAATCGCTGCTAGACCTGCCCTGGATTGGCTGGTCGAAAGGCAGTGGTATTGCCGCCTCCGCCGAATTCGAGATATCCGGCCCGCCCGAGAACACGCAGATCCGAAATTTCCGGCTGAAGGGCGATGGTTTCGGCGCGAGCGGGTCGCTAAACGTCGGCAAGGCCGGCCTGATCTCTGCGGATTTCGACAGCGTCAAACTTTCCTCACTTGACGATTTCGCCCTCTCGGTGAAGCGCGGTAAGGGCAATTTCGACGTTTCCGTCTCCGGCAACAGCGCCGACGCGCGGCCGGTCATCGGGCGGCTGAAATCGGGCTCAGGTGGAGATGACAACGAGGACAGCGGCAGCGACACAAGCGTATCGGTGCGCGCCAAGCTGAAAAACGTGGTCGGCTTCAACGACGAGAAGGTCGGCAATTTCCAGGCTCAGGTGTCACTGCGCGGCGACAAGCTGCAAGCGCTCAGCTTTTCCGGCGTGACAGACAGCGGCGAGGCCGTGGTCAGCCAGATGAAGGATGGCGGCGTCATCAACATCACCAGCGGCGACGCCGGCGCGGTATCGCGTTTTGCCGATCTCTATCAGCACATGCAGGGCGGCCTTCTCAATCTGGCGATCCGGCTGGGAGCGCAGGGCGGATGGGACGGTTCGCTCGACGTGCGCCGTTTCTCGATCGTCAACGAGCAACGCCTTCACTCGATCGTCTCGACCCCGGTCGGCCAGGAGCAGCGCAGCCTCAACGAGGCGGTGAAGCGCGACATCGATACCTCGTCGCAGCGCTTCCAGCGCGGCTTTGCCCGCGTCGTCTCGCGCGACGGCATGGTTGCCATCGAGAACGGCGTGCTGCGCGGCGATCAGATCGGCGCGACCTTCCAGGGCGTTGCGCGTGATCGCAACGGCAACATGGACATGACCGGCACCTTCATGCCGGCTTACGGGCTCAACCGCCTGTTTGCCGAACTGCCGCTGATCGGGGTCATTCTCGGCAATGGCAGCGATCGCGGCCTGATCGGCATTACGTTCAAGCTCACCGGCAAGTTCGATCAGCCCAACCTGCAGATCAATCCGTTGTCGATCATCGCGCCGGGCGTGTTCCGGCAGATATTCGAATTCCAGTGA
- a CDS encoding peroxiredoxin has translation MAVPGIGAMAPDFSLPRDGGGRVSLADFHGKPLVLFFYPKDDTTGCTAESLAFTALAPDFDAAGAAVIGMSPDSAACHDKFIRKHRLSVALASDEDKTTLQAYGVWKEKSMYGRNFMGVERTTFLIRRDGIIATIWQKVKVQGHAETVLQAVRNLTA, from the coding sequence ATGGCGGTTCCCGGCATCGGTGCCATGGCCCCCGATTTCAGCCTCCCCCGCGACGGCGGCGGGCGCGTCTCGCTTGCCGATTTCCACGGCAAGCCGCTGGTGCTGTTCTTCTATCCCAAGGATGACACCACGGGCTGTACGGCCGAATCACTGGCTTTCACAGCACTCGCGCCCGACTTCGACGCGGCAGGCGCTGCCGTCATCGGCATGTCGCCCGATTCGGCCGCCTGCCATGACAAGTTCATCAGGAAACACCGCCTTTCGGTGGCGCTCGCCTCGGACGAAGACAAGACGACGCTGCAGGCCTATGGCGTCTGGAAGGAAAAGAGCATGTACGGCCGGAACTTCATGGGGGTCGAACGCACGACCTTCCTCATCCGCCGGGACGGGATCATCGCCACCATCTGGCAGAAGGTGAAGGTACAGGGTCATGCCGAAACCGTGCTCCAAGCAGTGAGGAACCTCACCGCGTGA
- a CDS encoding ferritin-like domain-containing protein, with amino-acid sequence MTGDLAITSLRGGAIDAIRAADLDRKTTLAQESATRWFARRVSLRSPLDAALPERPGRPDKPVLTPPTQVEKRSLHTLKGRIALLHAIAHIELNAVDLALDIVARFASEQVPNSFFDGWMQVAFEEAKHFRMVRARLNDLGADYGDLPAHDGLWQAAHSTRNDLTARLAVVPLILEARGLDVTPSLQANMRETGDLESAAVLDVIYNDEKGHVAVGAKWFRFLCAREKRDPAKAFQELVRANFRGPLKPPFNDLARAEAGLTPSFYRSLASISHA; translated from the coding sequence GTGACCGGTGATCTCGCGATAACCTCGCTGCGCGGTGGAGCGATCGATGCCATCCGCGCAGCCGACCTCGACCGCAAGACGACGCTTGCGCAAGAAAGCGCCACACGCTGGTTTGCCCGACGGGTGTCCTTGCGCTCGCCGCTCGACGCTGCCCTGCCCGAAAGGCCGGGGCGTCCTGACAAGCCGGTGCTGACGCCGCCCACCCAGGTGGAGAAGCGCTCGCTGCATACGCTGAAAGGCCGTATCGCCCTGCTCCACGCCATCGCCCATATCGAGCTCAACGCCGTCGATCTGGCGCTCGATATCGTGGCGCGATTCGCCAGCGAACAGGTGCCGAACTCCTTTTTCGACGGCTGGATGCAGGTCGCCTTCGAGGAAGCGAAACATTTCCGCATGGTGCGCGCCCGTTTGAACGATCTCGGCGCAGACTACGGCGATCTCCCCGCCCATGACGGGCTCTGGCAGGCCGCCCACTCCACACGCAACGATCTGACGGCAAGGCTGGCCGTCGTGCCGCTGATTCTCGAAGCCCGCGGTCTGGACGTCACCCCGTCTCTGCAGGCCAATATGCGCGAGACCGGCGATCTCGAAAGTGCGGCGGTTCTTGATGTTATCTATAACGACGAGAAGGGCCATGTCGCCGTCGGCGCCAAATGGTTCCGTTTCCTCTGCGCCCGCGAGAAGCGCGATCCGGCAAAAGCCTTCCAGGAACTGGTGCGAGCCAATTTCCGCGGTCCGCTGAAGCCTCCCTTCAACGATCTCGCCCGCGCCGAGGCCGGGCTGACGCCCTCCTTCTACCGCTCGCTGGCGTCGATCAGCCACGCCTGA